Proteins from one Corynebacterium testudinoris genomic window:
- a CDS encoding GtrA family protein: MSNPSNVSASAPAAAAAAEGKDLKTQAVRFIISGGISAVVDLGLTWVFQVFFGAGPVLARSVGFIFGTITAYLINRRWTFQAAPSSKRFFMVAALYTVTYFVNVGLHAAFYRLFTSWDWGSTLAIVVAFLIAQGTATVINFVVQRLFIFK; this comes from the coding sequence GTGTCTAACCCCTCGAACGTCTCAGCATCCGCCCCCGCAGCCGCCGCCGCTGCCGAGGGGAAAGATCTGAAAACTCAGGCCGTCCGATTCATCATCTCCGGCGGCATCTCCGCCGTCGTCGACCTCGGCCTGACTTGGGTCTTCCAAGTCTTCTTCGGCGCCGGCCCCGTCCTGGCCCGTTCCGTCGGCTTCATCTTCGGCACCATCACGGCCTACCTCATCAACCGCCGGTGGACCTTCCAGGCCGCGCCCTCATCTAAGCGCTTCTTCATGGTCGCCGCCTTGTACACCGTGACCTACTTCGTCAACGTGGGCCTGCACGCCGCCTTCTACCGGCTTTTCACCAGCTGGGACTGGGGCTCCACGCTCGCCATCGTCGTGGCCTTCCTCATCGCGCAAGGCACCGCCACCGTGATCAATTTCGTGGTCCAGCGGCTGTTCATCTTCAAGTAG
- the glfT1 gene encoding galactofuranosyltransferase GlfT1, producing MPHAAIPSLSRSGSTAAVIVTHKRVDLLRASLEQVVNQTHPVEWVIVVDNGCEGAVEKLVSDLAGDRAVYLPSRTNLGGAGGFAYGFLTALALGAEAIWCADDDGRPADGTVLSTLYDVAEAHHLHEVSPVVCNIDDPDRLAFPLRQGLVWRRRRSELEGDFLPGIASLFNGALISARAMEIIGVPDYRLFIRGDEVEYHRRLVRSGLEFGTALTTAYLHPDGSDEFRPILGGRMHTQYPDNEVKRYFTYRNRGYIMSQPGMRRLLPQEYARFGWFFLVQERDPKAFFEWLRLHRQGRNEKFTRPESK from the coding sequence ATGCCTCACGCTGCGATTCCCTCTTTGTCTCGATCCGGTTCGACGGCGGCGGTGATCGTGACGCATAAGCGCGTCGATTTGCTCCGCGCTTCGTTGGAGCAGGTGGTGAACCAGACTCATCCGGTGGAGTGGGTGATTGTGGTGGACAATGGCTGTGAGGGGGCCGTCGAGAAGCTGGTGAGTGACCTGGCTGGTGACCGGGCGGTGTATCTGCCCAGCCGGACCAACTTGGGTGGTGCTGGTGGTTTTGCTTATGGGTTTTTGACGGCGCTCGCGCTTGGCGCGGAGGCGATTTGGTGTGCGGATGATGATGGCCGTCCGGCGGACGGCACCGTGTTGTCCACGCTTTACGACGTCGCTGAGGCCCACCACCTGCACGAAGTCTCACCGGTGGTGTGCAATATCGACGACCCGGATCGTCTGGCGTTTCCGCTGCGGCAGGGTTTGGTGTGGCGTCGGCGGCGCAGTGAGTTGGAGGGGGATTTCCTGCCGGGGATCGCGAGTTTGTTTAATGGCGCGCTGATCAGTGCCCGCGCGATGGAGATCATTGGCGTGCCGGATTATCGGCTGTTCATTCGTGGCGACGAGGTGGAGTACCATCGCCGCCTCGTCCGTTCCGGTTTGGAGTTCGGTACTGCCCTGACCACGGCGTATCTGCATCCGGATGGGTCGGATGAGTTCCGGCCGATTTTGGGTGGGCGGATGCACACGCAGTACCCGGACAATGAGGTCAAGCGCTATTTCACGTATCGCAACCGGGGGTACATCATGTCGCAGCCGGGTATGCGGAGGTTGTTGCCGCAGGAGTACGCGCGGTTTGGGTGGTTTTTCTTGGTGCAGGAGCGGGATCCGAAGGCGTTCTTTGAGTGGTTGCGGTTGCACCGGCAGGGTCGGAATGAGAAATTTACTCGGCCGGAGAGTAAGTAA
- a CDS encoding endonuclease domain-containing protein translates to MVDNGVSRNQVRRLVAEGQMFRVERGVFTTSKPEGTLLLRALLLRRPHLIFTGRTAIELLTDAPLTRPIVGIVRPEDSNHSTPLLTVKRRRHCPFQEHEGLNIAPPAVAVADALGEVGEDELLDFLESSYATRKGKQKLEQDLRGFPRMPGKLKSLLSHAAIGADSVPEKQVFRELRRRGLKVVQNQQIGAYFFDGVLEKSKIIVEIDGFAFHSAEFQDTFVRDRWKQNFAMRQGYRVLRYSGSCVMYHLDKVVEQIVAAANGDPTPLRSEARAVWEWHETYMRDGPLGAGMAQ, encoded by the coding sequence ATGGTCGACAATGGGGTGAGCAGGAATCAGGTGAGGCGGTTGGTCGCCGAGGGCCAGATGTTTCGCGTCGAGCGGGGTGTTTTCACGACGTCGAAGCCAGAGGGGACACTCCTGTTGCGGGCGTTGCTCCTCCGGCGGCCTCATCTCATTTTCACTGGTAGGACCGCGATTGAGCTGCTGACGGACGCTCCGTTGACGCGACCGATCGTCGGGATTGTGCGGCCGGAGGATTCGAATCATTCGACGCCGCTGCTCACGGTGAAGAGGCGTCGGCATTGCCCTTTTCAGGAGCATGAGGGCCTCAACATTGCTCCGCCGGCGGTGGCGGTGGCGGATGCTCTGGGGGAGGTGGGGGAGGATGAGCTCCTGGACTTCTTGGAGTCCTCCTATGCCACTCGGAAGGGGAAGCAGAAGCTGGAGCAGGATCTGCGCGGGTTCCCGAGGATGCCGGGAAAGCTCAAGTCTTTGCTGAGTCACGCGGCGATCGGGGCGGATAGTGTGCCGGAGAAGCAGGTTTTTCGGGAGCTGCGTCGGCGGGGGCTGAAGGTGGTGCAGAATCAGCAGATCGGGGCGTATTTCTTTGATGGGGTGCTGGAGAAGTCGAAGATCATTGTGGAGATTGATGGCTTTGCGTTTCATTCTGCGGAGTTCCAGGACACGTTTGTTCGGGATCGGTGGAAGCAGAATTTTGCGATGCGGCAGGGGTATCGGGTGCTGCGTTATTCGGGGAGTTGCGTGATGTATCACCTGGATAAGGTGGTGGAGCAGATCGTGGCGGCGGCTAACGGCGACCCGACACCGTTGCGTTCGGAGGCTCGGGCGGTGTGGGAGTGGCACGAAACGTACATGAGAGACGGACCGTTGGGGGCGGGGATGGCACAATAA